The following are encoded in a window of Caldicellulosiruptor danielii genomic DNA:
- a CDS encoding iron-containing alcohol dehydrogenase, with product MEVVWEEPYESFSRFINKNGYKSLLIICDKNTFDVCAIKVKETVEKSNRKCKIVCFEADVIADEFALGKVLFEIEQADIFVGVGSGTISDITRYTAYKFKVPFVLFPTAPSMDGFASSVAALTINGLKTTVLASSPEAIFVDMEVIENSPEILKKAGFGDLMGKITALLDWQLSNILFEEKIDWEVLRIVKNTYLKTLNSVGVNDFCKNLLEGLINSGIMMARVNSSRPASGCEHHLSHFWEYHRIKTYHGIKVGLATLYVLRFYEHFLTLDKSRILERKEYKVDIKAWEETIRKGFQPTFESIIKKNIGRVSKLNDKEFRSQTINRLVEKKEVIDELIRDATIVYSELIDAYKKLEMPMNYWEIGIDENLFKISFLCAPNIRERFTILHLYELLGLTDEVVQSF from the coding sequence ATGGAAGTTGTATGGGAAGAGCCATATGAGTCTTTCTCAAGATTTATAAATAAAAATGGTTATAAATCTTTGTTGATTATATGTGATAAAAATACCTTTGATGTATGTGCAATCAAGGTAAAAGAGACAGTTGAAAAAAGCAATAGGAAGTGTAAAATAGTATGCTTTGAAGCAGATGTAATAGCAGATGAATTTGCGCTTGGAAAGGTATTGTTTGAGATAGAACAAGCAGATATATTTGTGGGAGTAGGAAGTGGAACAATTTCTGACATAACAAGGTATACAGCATACAAATTCAAAGTCCCGTTTGTTTTGTTTCCGACAGCACCTTCTATGGACGGGTTTGCCTCTTCTGTTGCAGCACTTACTATAAATGGATTAAAAACAACAGTGCTGGCTTCATCACCGGAAGCTATATTTGTGGATATGGAGGTTATAGAAAATTCGCCTGAAATTTTGAAAAAAGCAGGATTCGGAGATTTGATGGGTAAGATAACTGCTTTACTTGACTGGCAACTTTCAAATATTTTGTTTGAAGAGAAAATAGACTGGGAAGTATTACGTATTGTAAAAAATACGTATCTGAAAACATTAAATTCAGTTGGTGTAAATGATTTTTGCAAAAATTTGCTGGAAGGTTTAATAAACTCTGGTATTATGATGGCCAGGGTTAACTCTTCGCGTCCTGCATCGGGCTGTGAACACCATCTTTCTCATTTTTGGGAATATCACAGAATAAAAACTTATCATGGGATAAAAGTTGGGCTTGCAACCCTTTATGTGCTGAGGTTTTATGAGCACTTTTTAACTCTTGATAAATCCAGAATTCTTGAAAGGAAAGAATATAAAGTAGATATTAAAGCATGGGAAGAAACGATAAGGAAAGGATTTCAACCAACTTTTGAAAGCATAATAAAGAAAAATATTGGAAGAGTAAGCAAGTTAAATGATAAAGAGTTTAGAAGTCAAACGATAAACAGGCTTGTTGAAAAGAAAGAAGTTATAGATGAGTTGATAAGAGATGCAACTATTGTGTATAGTGAGCTGATTGATGCTTACAAAAAACTTGAAATGCCTATGAATTATTGGGAAATTGGTATAGACGAGAATCTTTTTAAGATATCATTTTTATGTGCACCGAATATCCGTGAAAGGTTTACCATACTACATTTGTATGAATTATTAGGCTTGACCGATGAGGTTGTTCAGAGCTTCTGA
- the cheB gene encoding chemotaxis-specific protein-glutamate methyltransferase CheB: MYKVLVVDDSAFMRQLIKSFLDSTGKFVVTVAQTPLIALDRIRKFKFDVITIDYEMPYMNGVELIKKIKEITDTKILMISAYTRPGAYTTFEALSAGAFDYILKPSSEEELEEFKYELIKKLTAVCEECKKENTSKVHKLPAAIGGKILLEDSIVERVRLARVIGIGISTGGPPVLEKMFRSLKEDFPIPILVVQHMPPNFTKPFADRLATIASKCIKEASDMEEIKVGCIYIAKGGYHLAVEEINGKLYTRVLDLEKIRSHKPSADILFSSIAEACGKASVGIVMTGMGSDGSGGILEMRKKGALTIAQDEKSCVVFGMPKAAIEKGAIELVLSPDQIVELLNRV; this comes from the coding sequence ATGTACAAGGTATTGGTTGTTGACGATTCGGCATTCATGAGACAGCTTATAAAATCGTTTTTAGATAGTACAGGAAAATTTGTCGTGACAGTTGCACAAACTCCTCTCATTGCTCTTGACAGGATCAGAAAATTCAAGTTTGATGTGATAACAATTGATTATGAAATGCCATATATGAACGGTGTTGAACTCATAAAAAAGATAAAAGAAATAACAGATACAAAGATTTTAATGATAAGTGCATACACGCGCCCGGGAGCCTACACTACATTTGAGGCTTTGTCAGCAGGCGCTTTCGATTATATTCTAAAACCGTCTTCTGAAGAGGAACTTGAAGAGTTCAAGTATGAGCTAATCAAAAAGCTTACTGCGGTGTGCGAAGAGTGTAAAAAGGAAAACACATCAAAAGTACATAAACTTCCAGCTGCTATTGGAGGGAAAATTTTACTGGAGGATAGTATTGTTGAAAGGGTAAGGTTGGCAAGGGTTATCGGTATAGGTATATCCACCGGAGGTCCACCAGTTTTAGAAAAGATGTTTAGGTCTTTAAAAGAAGATTTTCCAATTCCTATTCTTGTTGTTCAGCACATGCCGCCAAACTTCACAAAACCGTTTGCTGACAGGCTTGCTACTATTGCATCAAAATGTATAAAAGAAGCTTCTGATATGGAAGAGATAAAGGTCGGTTGCATCTATATTGCGAAAGGTGGCTATCATTTAGCAGTTGAAGAGATAAATGGAAAACTTTATACCAGGGTACTTGATCTTGAGAAGATAAGAAGCCACAAGCCTTCGGCAGATATTCTTTTCAGTTCAATAGCCGAAGCCTGTGGAAAAGCTTCTGTTGGAATTGTAATGACTGGAATGGGGTCTGATGGGAGCGGCGGTATTTTAGAGATGAGGAAAAAAGGGGCACTCACAATTGCACAGGATGAAAAAAGCTGTGTGGTTTTTGGAATGCCAAAAGCAGCCATTGAAAAGGGGGCAATTGAGCTTGTGTTAAGTCCAGACCAAATTGTTGAGCTTTTAAATAGAGTATGA
- a CDS encoding tetratricopeptide repeat protein, which yields MVKGKVINLNPTSSMYFKIGIKHYEKGEIELAIKRLRQALELDNKNVEIKFNLAGLLAQVGDFENSNKLLSELTKDSPEFYDSLFGLGCNFFEMGKFKEAKNFLKRYVKLSNNIEFKEAAEDLIDFIESQEEFEKEQREIEKYSKLLERGNFLLESGRYEDAVKYFKMILAKDDSVLAARNNLSLAYFYMGDIQRAIEEAKKVLQIDKYNVYANCNLAFFYSSIDKEKEMKRHLKVILDIKTHDSKDKIKILDTLIKLNQHNEIAQRANELFEITNEPFFKHIEAISLYNTRKYMKAKKIWEYLKKNFEMPEIRIDYFLKKVDNVIKTFEKDTIDYFETGFKFLEGMDEKEFRRQLQNHINNYFSQTVEENGQKVMEILYQHVELKQKDKETIFNLLKNLPLEKPRLNLQAIAAIVWYVFKKYMKKEKIKQKDVAKIFGISQAVFSKWFGDFKELLLNKEV from the coding sequence ATGGTGAAGGGTAAGGTAATAAATCTTAATCCAACATCCTCAATGTATTTTAAAATTGGGATTAAACATTACGAAAAAGGTGAAATAGAACTTGCTATAAAAAGGCTCAGGCAAGCTCTTGAACTTGATAACAAAAATGTTGAGATAAAGTTTAACTTAGCTGGGCTTTTAGCACAGGTTGGGGATTTTGAAAATTCAAATAAACTTTTGAGTGAGCTTACGAAAGATAGTCCGGAGTTTTATGACTCATTGTTTGGACTTGGATGTAATTTTTTTGAGATGGGAAAGTTCAAGGAAGCAAAAAATTTTTTAAAGAGATATGTAAAGCTTTCTAACAATATTGAGTTTAAAGAGGCGGCAGAGGACCTTATTGACTTTATTGAAAGCCAAGAAGAGTTCGAAAAAGAACAAAGAGAAATTGAAAAATATTCAAAACTATTAGAAAGAGGAAATTTTCTTCTTGAAAGTGGAAGATATGAAGATGCAGTGAAGTATTTCAAGATGATATTGGCGAAAGACGATAGTGTTCTTGCTGCGAGAAATAATCTTTCGCTTGCCTATTTTTATATGGGTGATATTCAAAGAGCAATTGAAGAAGCTAAAAAGGTGCTGCAGATTGATAAATACAATGTGTATGCTAACTGTAATCTGGCCTTTTTCTACAGTAGTATAGACAAAGAAAAAGAAATGAAAAGACATCTGAAAGTGATATTAGACATAAAAACACATGACAGTAAGGATAAAATAAAGATTCTGGACACACTTATAAAATTAAATCAGCACAACGAAATTGCCCAGCGAGCAAATGAACTTTTTGAGATTACAAACGAACCATTTTTTAAACATATTGAAGCGATAAGCCTCTACAATACACGAAAGTACATGAAAGCCAAAAAAATTTGGGAGTATTTAAAAAAGAACTTTGAGATGCCTGAGATAAGGATTGATTATTTTTTAAAGAAGGTCGATAATGTAATAAAGACATTTGAAAAAGACACTATAGACTATTTCGAAACAGGTTTTAAGTTTTTGGAGGGTATGGATGAAAAGGAGTTTAGAAGGCAGCTCCAAAATCATATTAACAATTATTTTTCTCAAACTGTCGAGGAAAATGGACAAAAAGTTATGGAAATTCTTTACCAGCATGTTGAATTAAAGCAGAAAGACAAAGAGACTATTTTTAACCTTCTAAAAAATCTTCCGCTTGAAAAGCCCAGGTTAAATCTTCAGGCAATTGCTGCAATTGTTTGGTATGTTTTCAAAAAATACATGAAAAAAGAGAAAATAAAACAAAAAGATGTAGCCAAAATTTTTGGAATCTCGCAGGCAGTCTTCTCTAAGTGGTTTGGTGATTTCAAAGAGCTTTTGCTCAACAAGGAAGTTTAA
- the thrS gene encoding threonine--tRNA ligase produces the protein MDKITVTLPDGKMMETEKGISALEFIKTISMKLYKEAVACKIDGVLKDLWTSLEKDCRFEVVTFSSDEGKKVYWHTTSHILAQAVKRLFGDKVKLGIGPAIDNGFYYDFDVEESITMELLEKIEEEMQKIIKEDLKIERFELSRQEAAKFMQEKGENYKVELINDIPEGETISFYKQGEFVDLCTGPHLPSTGRVKAFKLLSVAGAYWRGNSKNKMLQRVYGVSYEKKSQLDEYLTMLEEAKKRDHRKLGRELDLFEIFEEGPGFPFFLPKGMIIRNILEDFWREEHKKRGYQEIKTPIMLTKDLWVQSGHWDHYKENMYFTKIDDQEFAIKPMNCPGSILVYKRKSHSYRELPQRLCELGLVHRHELSGVLHGLMRVRCFTQDDAHIFMLPSQIKDEIKGVIDLIDYFYSVFGFKYHVELSTRPENSMGTDEQWNMAETALKEALEEVGIDYKINEGDGAFYGPKIDFHLEDSLKRTWQCATIQLDFQMPERFDLYYIGEDGAKHRPVMLHRVVFGSIERFIAILTEHFAGAFPVWLAPTQIRVIPVSDNFNDYAAKVSQTLKENGFRVEEDYRSETVGYKIRDAQLQKIPYMVIVGEKERRENTIAVRDRKKGDLGSFTIDKFVSMVKEKVEKKVIE, from the coding sequence ATGGACAAAATAACTGTGACGCTTCCAGACGGAAAAATGATGGAAACAGAAAAAGGAATATCTGCACTTGAGTTTATAAAAACAATTTCCATGAAACTTTACAAAGAGGCGGTAGCGTGCAAAATTGACGGTGTTTTGAAGGATTTGTGGACATCTCTTGAAAAAGATTGCAGATTTGAGGTTGTGACATTTTCGAGTGATGAAGGTAAAAAGGTTTATTGGCACACAACTTCACATATTTTAGCTCAGGCTGTCAAAAGGCTTTTTGGTGACAAAGTAAAGCTTGGTATAGGACCTGCAATTGACAATGGTTTTTATTACGACTTTGACGTGGAAGAGTCAATTACAATGGAGCTTTTGGAAAAGATAGAAGAAGAGATGCAAAAAATAATAAAAGAAGACTTGAAAATTGAGAGATTTGAACTTTCAAGACAAGAAGCAGCCAAATTTATGCAGGAAAAGGGAGAAAATTATAAGGTTGAACTTATAAATGACATTCCTGAGGGTGAAACTATATCTTTTTACAAACAAGGTGAGTTTGTTGACCTTTGCACAGGTCCTCATCTTCCTTCAACGGGGAGAGTAAAAGCCTTCAAACTACTTTCTGTAGCAGGTGCGTATTGGCGCGGAAATTCTAAAAATAAGATGCTTCAAAGAGTTTATGGAGTATCATACGAGAAAAAGTCGCAACTTGATGAATACCTTACAATGCTTGAAGAAGCAAAGAAAAGAGATCATAGAAAGCTTGGAAGAGAGCTTGATTTATTTGAAATATTTGAGGAAGGGCCAGGATTTCCTTTCTTTTTGCCAAAAGGTATGATTATAAGAAACATATTAGAAGACTTTTGGAGAGAAGAACATAAAAAAAGAGGTTATCAGGAAATAAAAACTCCCATAATGTTAACAAAAGACCTTTGGGTTCAGTCAGGGCATTGGGATCATTATAAAGAAAATATGTATTTTACCAAGATAGATGATCAGGAATTTGCAATAAAACCTATGAACTGTCCGGGTAGCATATTGGTGTATAAAAGAAAATCACATTCATATAGAGAACTTCCTCAACGTTTATGTGAACTTGGGCTTGTTCACAGGCATGAGCTATCTGGTGTATTGCATGGGCTTATGAGAGTAAGATGCTTTACACAAGACGATGCTCATATATTCATGTTACCTTCACAGATAAAAGATGAAATAAAAGGTGTAATTGATCTTATTGATTATTTTTATAGTGTATTTGGTTTCAAATATCATGTTGAACTTTCAACAAGGCCTGAAAATTCGATGGGAACAGATGAACAATGGAATATGGCTGAAACTGCTCTTAAAGAAGCTTTAGAGGAAGTAGGTATAGATTACAAAATAAATGAAGGTGATGGGGCTTTTTATGGACCCAAAATTGATTTTCATCTTGAAGATAGTTTGAAAAGAACATGGCAGTGTGCAACAATTCAACTTGATTTTCAAATGCCAGAAAGGTTTGACTTATATTATATAGGTGAAGATGGTGCAAAACATAGGCCGGTAATGTTACACAGAGTTGTTTTTGGCAGTATAGAGAGATTTATTGCAATACTTACTGAACACTTTGCTGGTGCATTTCCGGTATGGTTAGCACCAACTCAAATAAGAGTAATACCAGTATCTGATAATTTCAATGATTATGCAGCAAAAGTATCCCAAACACTGAAGGAAAATGGATTCAGAGTTGAAGAAGATTACAGATCAGAAACTGTAGGATATAAAATAAGAGACGCTCAACTACAAAAAATACCATATATGGTGATTGTGGGTGAAAAAGAGCGAAGAGAAAATACTATAGCGGTAAGAGACAGAAAGAAAGGGGATTTGGGTTCATTTACCATTGATAAGTTTGTATCAATGGTGAAAGAGAAAGTAGAGAAAAAGGTTATAGAATGA